TACATTTGCGTATGTCAAGTGCGTAAAAGATTAGTTATGAATGCTATTTTGAATCACCGTCATCTGTCAGATTTtagcagacaaaaaaaacaaaaaacaaaaacctgaaaTCTAGACTTAAGTCTGAGTTCAAGGCACACTACTCCCATTGATCTTCCTTATTGTGTTCCTTCCTGAACACAAAGTCTGGCTGCAGACCGGCTGATTGGATACCTGCGAGTTTCCATCCACTGCCATCTAACCCTCTCTCTTCActtgtctgtttctttctctcacttCTTCCCCTCCAGACTCACAaattctctcactttctctcgctctctctcctcctcctctatctctttctccctctctcttctgttccaaggtcctcctctctctgtctgatcgcaccgctgcgtctctgatctgatctccaaactttttcctttttttaaaaaaaaaaaccctctctcCGGTCCGCGCGGTGAATGAACGAGCCTCTTTAACATATTCAGACCAACGTCATCCGATGAAGGTGGATCATGCCGTGCAGCCTTTTCTATAAAGCCCCCAGCAGCCCGCTCACTGAGGAACCATAGTCACCGGTTTGGAAGAGAAGACACGAAAGACACTTTGCTTTAACGCGCACGGATTTCTCTCGGGGGCGCAGCTTGGAGGTAAGTTTTCTCCACACAAAAACTTATTTTTCACATCTAACTGGGGAAAAGAGAGACATACTTTTCGGTTTCATACGCCTCGTTTCCAAGATCCTCACATCTCACCTCTACTTACTTTACCAGTCTGTTTATCCGCCACACACTGTAGCCTACTGTATTCAAATCCGCCTTTATTCTGCcgctttttaaaaacttgattTATTGCCATTGCTCTATAAACCTCGGGCCGCCCGGGGGTGGCTAAGCCCCCTCAACTGTACCTATAAAGGCGCATAACCTAATAGACAAGCCGGCGCATGTAAACCTGTAAAACTATTTGGAATACTTGACAGCTACTCCTCATTTCGAAGGAGCAGCGGAATGAAGGGGAGTTTCCTTACCGGAGAAGCACGTTTCTTCTTTAGTTTATCCACAGTCAAACATGAATGTGTGCAGACGTATCCATCCGGTCTAATGAccctttattatattttacattatttattatcttgACATATGCCTAAGGAAACTCTTAAATCTGTTGAATATCATTTAAAATGGTGTAAATTAATATTTTGAAcaaagttagaaataaattcgGACTTTTGCCATGAACACTAAAACACGATGTAACTTACTCTTCCCCCAGTTGCCACAAATTAAAGAAGTGCATCATTGCTGCATATTTCAGAATGAATCAGGACACTGGGGTCCAGTCTGCATgattactgttattattgtcTAACCAGCTGTAATAACAGCTTATAACGGCTCGCAGCCACTGCAGAGATGAGTTCAGAAAGAGTTTAggttctctctttttctgctttctCTTGCGGGACTGAGAGGGATCTGACATAGACTGACCTAAAACGTTTTTTTAACAGAGTTCgtggaaaagaagaagacaaagaagaggaaagggAAGAGCCAATACGGAGGAGATTTACGCAGCATTCCCAAACAGAGTTTGGAAAGGGGCAGAAGCGCCTTTACGCACAGacacaggtggatgctgggaagCGGATCGGCTCAGAGGAGATGATTCCCTTGGCCCAGTTTGGGGTGCTGTCGGCCCTGGCCACCGCGCTCACCTCGGTTCTGTCCGCGCTCTTTCTGCTGGCACTGACCCGGCAGCTGTGGGGTCTCCGCTGGAGCCTGACCCGGGACAAAGAGAGCAGCCTACCGCTGCCGAAGGGTTCCATGGGCTGGCCGCTGGTCGGAGAGACTTTCCACTGGCTTTTTCaggtgagagagagatgttCGACACGTCTGGGCTTCtgtagttttcatttttacaagcGTTCCAAAATATAGGCTATCTGCCTCCTGCGCGTCTGCACGTGTAAATCTGTATTTGTCATCGAGATTTCTCACGTCTTACGCTCTCTTGCTgtcataaattaaataaaccTACCCCCTGGGTGCTGCAGAGCACATCAACAAAATTATTGATGATGTATTTGGAAGCGCGCGGAAAACATTGAAATGCAGCTTCTTGTGCATTCTGAGTTGTGTTGTTAATGCGACATGTGCGGACTTGATGGTCCTTCTCGTGGAGCGAAAACAGACGTTTTCTGTTcaatttttccacctctttctttcctcccccctctctctccgtctgtctcCTCAACAGTGAGGAATGCGCTttctcatccctccatctccctTTCAATCCAACGACCTATCCGCTCCTTGCAGGACGTCAGTCACAGCGCCTCGGCACAGCACACGTGATCTGTGTTATGGTGGTTTTGCGTATTTCCCCCTTCACtttctcatttttctttttaattcttcCTCCAAATTATTGTGAGGTGTAAATTAATAAAGACCTACACGTCATGCTTTGTTTCTACACCCATGGAGACACTTTTCAAGAAATGTGACTGACAGCTATTTGCAAGTTTGTAAGACATCATACAAACTAGAAAACAGACGAAAATCGGGCTATAGTTGAGGgatctttgaaaaataaaaataaaataaaatctggaaacacaatttaaaaaaaaaatgcttgaataaaaaaaatgaaagacattTGTAATAAATAATTCTGTCCTGATATGCAGCACTTCTTGACATTTTCCGTTCTGCCTCAGGGTTCCAACTTCCACATCTCGCGCAGAGAGCGTCATGGCAACGTGTTTAAGACCCACCTCCTCGGGAAGCCTGTCATCCGGGTGACCGGAGCTGAAAACATCCGCAAAATCCTTCTGGGTGAGCACAGCCTGGTGTGCACCCAATGGCCCCAGAGCACCCGCATCATCCTGGGACCCTGCACCCTGGTCAACTCCATTGGAGACCTGcacaagaagaagagaaaggtaagaaaacagtgCACAGAAGAGTGTACATTTATATTAACATTGTAAGGTCACTGATGATTGGAGCGGTTAGACCTTGATAGACATAAAAACTCAAAGAGATGAAAAGTCAAAAAGTGTTGAGGTACAGCCCGGAAACATTTCAACCACAAATCCCATGGTACATTGCAGAAATAACTAATGACATTTGTTTTCGGTCATGCGTGCTGTTTGATCCAGCCCAGTTATTTTATGCAATTTCAAgtggattaaaaaaacagttttggtctttTGGTAACCACATCATCAACCTTTGGGCCtctgttttttcacagcagCTGTTAAGGCTGATTGTTGTTATACAATTAAAAGTCTATACCgcataaaaaagagaaaaactgttAGAAAAGTGGATTATCAATCAAAAAACTGTCATTATCAAAACCTCAAGTATAGCATAGAGACTTCTGTGCATGTCTAAACCTATCCAATACTTACATTTTGTTCTACTCCAATTCCCTATCGCACTCTTTCATCTAATCTCCTGTatatcttcttcttcatctttccttTACCTCCATCCAATACTAGCCTACCCCACCCTTTCCTCCCCTTTAGTGAGTATTTACTTAAAGGTGTTGACTGTCGTGTACAAGGTTATAACTTTTTATGactcctctctctttgtttcctcaaCCCTTTCAAGATCCTGGCTAAAGTGTTTAGCCGGGGGGCTTTGGAGTCCTACCTGCCCCGGCTGCAGGATGTCGTCAAGTCTGAAATTGCCAAGTGGTGCTCCAAGCCGGGCGCCATCGACGTTTACAGCGCTGCCAGGTCTCTGACGTTCCGTATCGCCATCAGGGTCCTGCTGggtctgcagctggaggaggagcggATAGTGTACCTCGCCCAAATCTTTGAGCAGCTGATGAACAACCTCTTCTCGCTGCCCATCGACGCTCCACTCAGTGGGCTACGGAAGGTGAGAGAGCGTGGAAGACAAGTGTAATCCTATTAAAAACtcaggtttatttatttcccAATACTCtttaattaatttaacaatCTTTAAATTATCCATAGCCTCCAGGAGTCAGACCTACCAGACTTTACAGGTTCAATTTCTACTTTAAAGAACCCGTTTTACAGTCTACACTGCTCTTAAAGCGACAGTAgggagtttttgactggttatgaaacagggtGAAATTTACATTGAGGCCtgtttatgacctacaaaagcaaacaagaccatcaacaacaagactTACAATTTTTGATTGTAATAACACTTATTGatacatttcacttttaaaaaaacagcaagggAAACTCTTTTATTAGCTTCACTGTACAAGGCATGATCAGCAAAGATgtaagaggtaccactttgtccagagAGTACCAAAACCAATACAATCAGAAGGGTCCTCACAGGAGCGTAAAGGAACTTGCagaattagttttttttaaagatctttAGATGGCACATGGTTCACAGAAGTTAGAAAACAATCCCCTTAAATTATTAAATCTTTAGAAATTTAGGAGTAcagaaaataacatgaatagtGGACAAAAGTAATATTTTGGAGAATTACAAAACACCATTATGTCTGTCATTTTCTGTTGCTCTTGATAGAACTTATGgatataattaaaacaagtgGAAATCATGTtgtaatactttttaaaataaaaagtatttggTAAGCACTGATACTATAAACTTTCTGGAAACAAATGGTGAGGAGTAAAAAATGTAGATAAAGTCCAATCCAAAACAACTGAACTTCTTATAATTAATAATGATGAACTAATCTGTTTATTCTGGGATGTTCAAAATGCAGGGAATAAAAGCCAGAGAGATCTTGCACGCTAACATGGAGAAAATCATCGAGGAGAAGATGGAGCGATCGCAGGCGGAGGAGGAATACCACGATGCCTTCGACTACATGCTGTCCAGTGCAAAGGAGCATGGACATGAGCTCAACATGCAGGAGCTCAAGGTAAAGGAGTGATGAAACAGTCAGATACAGATACATGAGTCTTCAAGTTCATCCCGACAAGTTTCTTTTTACGTTTGGGCCATTTAGTCTTTATCAGACAGATGAATAGAGACAGGACACATTAGGAGAAGTGAGATAGGGAAGATCCATGGACGCTAGGAtaaaaaacacagcacacactctTACTGCCTGGCAAgtgtgttcagttttttttcagtgagaagaagaggaaggaaaggagttGTGGCTCACAAACAAACTCATATGGCACTTTTAATTCAACAAAGtgatagaaaacaaaaactggGATACCAAACTCTCAACCGGTTACATCAGTGTGATATTGTATTGCAGTACTCCCTGAGAGATGATTTTAGAGGACTATACTCAGAAAGATTAGTTTTCCCTGAGGGTTCAGGGTTAAGATGTGATGGCACTGGGACTCACTTAAAAGTCTGATACCACATGTTTAAGTCACTGAAAGATCAATTGAAACAGAAACCCCAAAACAGCTTCAAAAGTTCCCATACCATCACTGTGATACATCATTAAAGAGCTATTTATGGCTCAAATGATACAACAGTAGAAACATTCTCAGTTTGCATATTATTTGTTCCTAATCAAGCAGTTAAAAGGCCACTTTAATATGAATGTGATGATAAGTCAATCAGGTTTGACCAGGATGTGAAAAAAGAAATTGCATAGCATTAATTTTCCGACTCTCTCTTTCCAGGAAACAGCAGTAGAGCTGATATTTGCTGCTCACTCCACCACAGCCAGCGCCTCCACATCCCTGGTCCTGCAGCTTCTTCGCCATCAAGCGGTGGTGGAGAGGGCACGGGTCGAGCTGGAGGCCGAGGGCCTTAGTCATGACTCCCACACCAGTCACAAGCCATCGAGTGTCACCACGGAGAAGGAGGGGGATGCTGCTGATACAGAGATAACCTGCCTGCTGAACGGAGGCTGTCACAACCACCAGAATCACAGCAATGGTTTCCCACCATCCCAGTCCCACATACCAACTTTGAGCCTGGACAAGCTGAGCCAGCTGCGCTACATTGACTGTGTTGTCAAAGAGGTGCTGCGCTTCCTGCCGCCAGTCTCTGGTGGATACCGGACGGCCCTGCAGACATTTGAGTTAGACGTAAGTCCAAGTCTCTGGGGGGAAAACACCTTTCTTATGTAAACCCTTGGTTTAGGTGGATTACTGTATGAATTTTTCCAGCATGACCGAGCAGAGGGGATATTTTATATCCTTAGCTTAAAAGAAAGTGAAATCTTAGCATCATTTTAGTATAACTTTGCACCAACAACCACCAACAAAATTCCCAGAAATCTACCTTAAATAACAACTGACAACCATTTAGTTCACAGTAAAAAGTACTAGACCAGAGTGCTATGCAACAACAAGAAGATCATTGAAAGACAAGACTACCAAAgttcttaaaaaaatgtatatttttattcaaaacTGACTGAATCAAAGCCAAATGCAACAACTCACAACTGCTCCTTCTTAAGGCGTCTAAAGGCATCATGTGAAATATAGAAATGCAAGTAAACAAAGCAAGTTCAGTCAATGATATACATTTATAAGACACATTTTCTGTCCCTTGCTGGAGCACTGTGGACAGTTTTTCAAGCAGGTCTTGTTTAGCATCTTTAAGGTTGCTGTTTATAAATTACatgatttttttggcctttagGGGGCGACTGTAACGTGTCTGCAACTTTTACTTCAGGCTTGTCCTGCCCACTGATGTATTTAGTTGAACTAGATACCAATTTCAAAGATGGTGCCAGGTCAGGGAAATTCTACACTTGGCACATACGTCATAAAAGTCCACATGAATGTCTTTTAATGTTTGGGTTTTTCCATCCATAGAACATGTTCACaaagtgtgtttacagcagagcTGGGGAAAGCCTGAGTTTAGAGGGCTTATGCAAGCCATGCAGACTGAATTCCTGTTAGCCCAAATATGTTATCAAACAGCTCGATAAGACCATGCAAATGgtgctcacacacagacataggGGTTTATTCTTGTACACCTACATGTACGTCTgccttgattttttttgtggatGGAGATACAAGAGTTCTGCAGAGGACTGGTCATGTCAAAGATCTATTTTCTGGATGCTTTGTGCTGTTCCTGCTGCTTCTCTGTGGTTTGACAATAACTCAGTATGCTTTTGATCAGTGGCCAAAAAATCCTGAAAGTAAGAGGGTATAAGCAAGTAAAAAATGAGTCAGCTCAAGACTCTGGGAAGAAGTTTTCATGCTGGAGAAAAAAACTTGATTTAGTCTCATTCTGTctatgtttgatttgttgtgCAACTCGCCTGATagcttgtaaagcgtctttgagttattgaaaagcgctatataaaacttaggtattattattattattatagcgCTTAAATGACAAAATGCTTGCACACATTGAGTTGTGCGGCCTATGATGAGCCACTGCCCTGTCGTGCCGTTATCCCTGGTCCTTAAATGCCTCCTCCCTGCCCTCAGTGTGCCCCCaatttgctgtgtttgttgtgaggaGACAATTGACACTTAGAGTGATTATAGAGGGATTCCCGGATCACTGTGGTAGAGCACATGCCACTATTTATGCACCTCTTTATCCGGACATGAACTCCTGTGGCTGAAAAGTAATTGCAGTTTTGAAAACGTTATTATGCTTGTTAATTCAAGTGAGACTAAAGGGTAAACACAGATATCCTAACTCCGCAGAACTGATTGGAATTAGGTTATATTGATGACTGGATTTAAAGAATGAATCAATGAATAGATAGAAGATGACAATTTAGAGAGAGGTAAAGTTTAACAAGAGCTAAGAATGTACTCTTTACTCTGAAGAATATTTTACACTTCTCCTTGCCTGAAAAGAACAATTGCTGGTGGACTTTTCATTTTGaactaaatcttaaaaacaaaaaatcaaaacataactTTGATATCGTTGTGGTTTTCTGGAAACAGTCCTATCATATTTTAGCAAATAATTTTTCGGGGATAGAAATAGTTCTACAATCCTGAAGAGTGACCTtttgaagacattttattttgaaaaacgcaccaaacaaacaacccttcttttctttgctcATATTAACTCACCccgtcctctctctgcagggctACCAGATCCCTAAAGGCTGGAGTGTAATGTACAGCATCAGGGACACCCATGAGACAGCAGCGGTCTTCCAGAGCCCGGAGCTGTTCGACCCGGACCGATTTGGCCCTGAGCGAGAGGAGAGTCGGTCGTCCAGGTTCAGCTACGTGCCATTTGGTGGTGGCGTGCGGAGCTGCGTAGGGAAAGAACTGGCACAGATCATCCTAAAGACTCTGGCTGTGGAGCTGATTGGGACTTGCAAATGGACTCTGGCCACGGAGAACTTTCCCAAGATGCAGACAGTGCCAATAGTGCACCCAGTAAATGGGCTGCATGTGCATTTCTCTTACAACTACCCCCTTTAGATACAACCACAGACTCACAGACTCCCCCCACTCACcccttaaaaagaaaaaactcacTCAAGAGGAAAATTAACCTTTCGGACAAACTGTTTGAGCCCAAGAAAGGAGACACATTCACTTCCCCTGGCCTGATGGTGCAGTACAGGCCCCTTCGTATCTCCAAGGACATGAAGAATGAGCTAACATAGCTGGTTTGGAGCATTACATCATCTCTTCAGTGACAACCTGAGAAACCACTCTGTACATACACAAGCCCATTTCTAACCATGAAAGGTGAAACTGCTGCATTTGAATCGCAGTTTCTAAAATCCTTCacatatatttttaagttattattatttgtgttgcatgtcagtttgaaaaaaatctaGTCTAAACCCTTTCCCTTGCTTATTTTAGATCTACGTTTGCTCTGCTGAAGTGTCAACTCCACAGACTGCATACATGATTTCACCTTCTGTGTTATTTAGTGTTTTTCAGTCATGATAAAACACCGTCAAATTTCAATGCAACATAAGATGATGAATACTGAGACGGATTGTGCAAGAGTCCACACATATCACAGTGATTTACAGATGTGAAAATTTGATAAGCTCTGGTCCCTTTAACTTTTGCACCTCTATGCAGCTTTTGTCAGGATGTTTGTTCACTGTTCTGTCacttcactttcaaaacttttgattttaaagaacaatttcacaacaaacaaaaatgcaacATGTAAAATGTCCCAGTCCAGTACCTTCTCTCAAATGAATCAACCTGATATACACTGATCAgacataacattatgaccacctgctCCCCTCTCCTGAGGTCATTGATATTGTGGCCCTGACCTGATAAGACATAGACTCCACTAGACCTCTGAAAGTTTGCTTTGGTATCTGGCACAAATACATTAGCAGCATATCTTTTAAGTCCTGAAAGTTGTGAGGTTAGACCTCCATGGGTAAGACCTGGTTTTCCAGGACATCCAACCGACACTCAATTCCATTGATATCTAGAGAATTtggacaccaattcaaaacctCTAAATTGTTTTCATGTTCCTTCAGGCCACCATCTTTCTTTGCTCTttggtccagttctgatgctcatGTGCTCATTGCAGGAGCTTCTGGCAGTGAACAGGGGTCAGTATTGGCCCACTGACCAGCTTGCAGCTCCaagccacatacacaacaaactgtggTGCTTAGTGACTTTGGAAATGTCTCCATCAGAACCAGCATCAACTTTTTCTGCAGTGTGAGCTCTAGTAGCTTCCTTGTTTGATTGGACCACACAGGGCAGCCTTTTCTCCCCATGCACACCGATGAGCATTGGCTGTCCACAACTCTGTTTCTGGTTCACTAGTTTTTCTTCTCTGGACTAATTTTGGTAGGCACTGAATTGCAGACCAGGAACACatcataaaaactgcagttctggagatgctctgacccagtcACTGTCCATCACAAAGTCCCTTACATCCTTCCCTTCCCCATTTACCTGCTTTCAACACATTCACTTTGAgaacaaaatgttcacttgctgCCTAATATATCCAAACCACTGACAGGTGTCATTGTAAAGAGATGATCAATGTTTAATTCACCTGTCAGATGTCATCATTTTATTGCTGATCAGTGTATTTTCAGGGTTTAGAGACTGTTGTCTATATTGCATTTTTTACCCAAGGACTGCCTTTCCGTACCGCCAGTGATCAAAGCACTGGATGCACGTCAGCGCAGGTGAAATGGGGAATGCTCCTTTACTGTATTGACAATTTgcgtcaaaatctgatttcaaatctGCTGTTGGAAAACACTTCGGAAATATTTCAAGACCCATGTGTGACACAGCAAAGACTGGAATCTAGTTATCTAAAGGTTCTGTGTTGCAAAGTCATTTCCACTAGTGGAACTTGCACTTGATTTTGACACATAAATGCCCAAACCCGAGCCTACCCTAACATTAAGATCACAAAcattcaaactgtgtttttttatatgaaTGTAATATATCAGTGCTATAATGTATCAAATGAAGTAGCATTTTGAATAAGCTGTATTTAAAATGCATTGTATCATTTCTGTTGAACTTTTACTCTATCTTAAATACTATTTACTGTAACTATGAATAGATAGAGACACTAACTTGTAATGTAAAGGACTTTTCATTAAGCTTTGTTTTACTTCTAGAGCATAGAGACTGTTATTTAGAGCAGCATATATTGAAAaaacactattattattattattattattattattttgaatggTCTTATTCTAGGACCGTTTCTGTGTTAGTCTTGAAGCCTAACAGACGCGCTGTGAAATCTTATGTATGTATGGATATGTGGAAGGAGATAGCACTTTCTCCGCTTTAAGGAGTCTGTATATGTGTGCCCTGTTCAtatgttgtgtatgtgtgtatgtatgtatgtatgtatgtatgtatgtatgtatgtatgtatgtatgtatgtatgtatgtatgtatgtatgtatgtatgtatgtatgtatgtatgtatgtatgtatgtatgtgtatgtatgtatgcatgtatgtagtGTGTCAGATGTAGCTGCTGTACAGTTGATGTAAAGAGTAAATTAGAGGCTGACGAACAAACAGTTATCACTTCATGTGTCGTGTAAATAATATTTGTCTTAAGACTGTTAAATGATTATAGTTCCATGTTAGGTTATTTACACTAAGGTATAGAGTAATGTCTACACAATAACTAATAAGCTATTCAGTTAAACCCAACACCCTGTTAACTTACCGTCAAgtttgtatatgtatatgtgtataagtcaaactttttcctttttgtaatCTAAAAAGCGAGCTACATCTTTTACACTAGTGTGGCCAATATACAATATAtcaatgcagagagaggtattttATGGTGTTATGGTACTTTACTCAGAAGATGTTACTCAAAGAAGTAAGCTGTTGCTTTTCTGCGCAAAGAATGCTGGATACACAGCAGGATGGGCCAGATATTCAATGCCTCTTTTGAAcaccttttctccctcattaggtcaaaatcatgcatttaaacaaTACAGTGCTTTACTGTTTAGTAAATAAACACGTGGAGGGGTAGTTTGAATTGACTCCTCAAATTAAGACAGCAATTGGCCAGTGGAGGTTGGTGGTGCAACTCAGCAAATTGGTAGCAGGCAGTGAGCCTGTACCTAATAACTATCAAAGTTACCATTGGCTGAGCTCAATTACCATACTGGGAGCTAGCAGGATTGCAAGCTCCAAATAGTGCAGATAGATGGTACAACAAAGTGGAAACTGTCACACAGGGAAGCCAGATTAGACCTTTTGCTCAACAGGAGACCTCCATAAACTTACAATAAAATTCTATACCTGAGTGAAGTAGAACTCAGGCTCCATACTTAAGGGAAGACATGGCCCAGATAGTGGCTCTGTTTTCACAGAGTTGTCACAACAATATGGTACTATAAAGGGTTGTGACACGTTTGTATGTGTCAATGACAAGATATTAAATCTTGTGGAATGTTTTGTAAATTTATAAACTGAAAATCTAAAAATGAAACTACACTGTTAAACAAGTGCAATAACGATAGATGGAAGAGGGGTACTTTTTTTTATGAACCtcacaatattttttattttatcacaaCTTGACACAACCCTCTTTGGAGGGGTCCCACCCTGTGATCCAAAGAAGATGGGTCCTCAAGGACACTAACTCAGCCTAGCTCAGTTTCAAACATTACATTTCTTTATATGCAGACGACACAATCATCAGCTCAAGAGAGAGACAAGTCATTCCACTTACCTTTCCTACTGCAACAGTTGAAGGTACATTAATACCACCAGTGGGAGCCACGTTTAACAGCTCAAGCAGCAAAACTCTTGGAAACCAGGGGAGATTCTCAGTAAGTCatttaaataattcatatttcaCTCCAATACCTATTACAAAACAtactgtaaaaattaaaaacccTTTTCAGATAACACACACTTAGATGACACCAATTCTAGCCATAACCCTCTGGGAGGTGCTATGAGTCAGTGTCATCTAGGACATAGTgtatatataaaaacattttgttgttgatgtgctTGATGTTGGGGGCTCTATGATTCTGGTCTTTGCAACCATGGTGATTTCATTATGTTGTTACACCCTGttttagaacctctttcagTAAAGGATAACAACTCATTGTTACAGGGCTCAAGTGTTATGATATATAGCGATATACACATATAGACATATGTGAAGATAAAAGCAGGGGAACAACATGAAAAGCTTCAAATGCAGTTAAAAACTTGAgtaatttaatttaagaataTATGTATTAATGCACAACAACAGGACCTACATCCTATATCCTTATACTGTTGAGAGTCAAGAATACTCTGTTTGGGTAAAAGACTTGAGGGGTTAGAAGAGCCACAGGTgatgttattttaaatcaaagattattattttttggggcttttgcatttgtttttgattGGAGCTCTGTCATATTTTGATTTACAACCTAAAAAACATCAATTCACATGAGCTTCTGTTTCTACACAGAAAAAGAATGATGAAAACAGACTGGAGCAATTTTGTAAACTTTGTTGTTGTAATAGAGAAGACCTGTAGGTACGTGTGATTGCTTGTGCCAAATGTGACCATCAATGAGCCTTTATCAAAGTGTTATAACCTGGATATACTTCCATAGTTGCTGTGGTAGTATT
This genomic interval from Notolabrus celidotus isolate fNotCel1 chromosome 4, fNotCel1.pri, whole genome shotgun sequence contains the following:
- the LOC117811663 gene encoding cytochrome P450 26B1; the protein is MIPLAQFGVLSALATALTSVLSALFLLALTRQLWGLRWSLTRDKESSLPLPKGSMGWPLVGETFHWLFQGSNFHISRRERHGNVFKTHLLGKPVIRVTGAENIRKILLGEHSLVCTQWPQSTRIILGPCTLVNSIGDLHKKKRKILAKVFSRGALESYLPRLQDVVKSEIAKWCSKPGAIDVYSAARSLTFRIAIRVLLGLQLEEERIVYLAQIFEQLMNNLFSLPIDAPLSGLRKGIKAREILHANMEKIIEEKMERSQAEEEYHDAFDYMLSSAKEHGHELNMQELKETAVELIFAAHSTTASASTSLVLQLLRHQAVVERARVELEAEGLSHDSHTSHKPSSVTTEKEGDAADTEITCLLNGGCHNHQNHSNGFPPSQSHIPTLSLDKLSQLRYIDCVVKEVLRFLPPVSGGYRTALQTFELDGYQIPKGWSVMYSIRDTHETAAVFQSPELFDPDRFGPEREESRSSRFSYVPFGGGVRSCVGKELAQIILKTLAVELIGTCKWTLATENFPKMQTVPIVHPVNGLHVHFSYNYPL